The sequence TTGGCCATCCTGCGATAGATGATCGTGGTCTCGCGCCGGCGCTCACGCACCCGATCGGGTTCGGTCTCCGTGCGCAGGGGCAGGTGCTCGAGCGCGCGGATGATGCTTTCGAGCTCCAGCACGATCGTGGCTTCCGGATCGGCCTCAGCCCGGAGGCGCTCGAGCGCGATGGCCAGGATGTGCATCCACGAGCGTGGTGCAAGGGGGAACCACGCGTAAGAGAGCGCCGCGCGAAAACGACCGTCCACCAGCTGCACGGTCAGCTGGTTCTCGAGCACCCGGCCGTATTGCTCGCCCAGCACGGGCAGCAACACCTGGTCGGCAAGATCGGGCTTCGGGGGACGCCAATCGATGTCGAAATGAGAGGCGTAGGGAGAGCTCGGCCCGTGCTCGAGCACGTCGAGCCACCAGCGGTTGTCGTTGCCATCCACGCACATGTGATTCGGAACCAGGTCCGTCACGATCCCCAGCCCCGCCTGGCGGGCGGCGCGGGCAAAACGCTCGAAGGCGCGGTCGCCACCCAACTGCTGGTTGACCTGCCCGTGGTCCACCACGTCGTAGCCGTGCTGGCTGCCTGGACGTGCTTGCAGAATCGGCGACGTGTAGACATCGCTGATGCCGAGCTCGCTCAGATACGCCAGCTGTCGTTGGGCTTGCGGGAAAGGGAACGATTCAGTCAGCTGGATCCTGTAGGTCGCCCGAGGTACGTAGGCGTCGTTCAGGTCTCGGAGGCGGGAGGGGGGCGTCCTTGACGGCAGGCGCTCTGCCACGCCCTCCGTCGGCGTTGCCTCAGTGTTGGCCACGGTGCCCCCCTGAGGCGCGAGCGATCAACACAACCACTCCCGCGGGCCACGGCGGACCATCGCCTTCGCTGCCCGAGCGCACCCCTGCCGCACCCTCCCACATCCCCATGCGTATCGAGCTTACGACACGGACTTTTCCTGTCCAGTACTCCGAAGGTCCTGCACGAGAGCGTGCATGCACTGCGTGTCGTGCGTCGCAAACAGCGCCCGTGTCGGGCTTACCCGCGCGCCACACCTAGCGCCCGCAGGCCGTTCACGAGGGCTTCGACGAGGGCCCGCGGTGCCTTGTTTCCAAGCAGGCTCTGGTTGATCTCGAGCTCGAAACCCAGATAGCGGGACGCGGGCAGCCGCCGTCTCGTCGCCGTGGTCAACCCGTCGTCGCGGCCTCGGTAGGGATAGTTTCGCCGCAAACGCAACCCGGGCGCTTCCTGGCGCAAGGCCTTGAGCCAGCGCTGCGCCACCGCGCGCTCTTCGGGCCGGGCCGAATCGTAAAGCAGCGCCAGGTCGGCCGTCCGCACATGGCGACGTCCGGCCTCGTCGACGAGAACGGGCGTGAAGCTGTGGACCCCGAGGTGAAGCACGCGCCGTCCCCGCAGGTCATCGAGCGCGGCACGCACCGCCTCCCAGTGGGGCTTGTGGTAGGCAGCGAGAAGGGCCTCACGCTCCCGCCGCGGCAGTTGTCGGAACGACGCTCCGACCACCTTCGGGTGAGTGGGCGAACGGTTGAGATCCACGACCAGCCGGCTCACGGTCCCTACGATCAGCGGGGCTCTGAGCTCGCCGGCCAAGGCCCGGGCCACCGGTAAAGCGCCGATGTCGTAGGCCCGATGTGTGCGGCTCTCTGCCTCGTGGCCCGGCAACGCGTGGCGAAGCCGGGCGGGAAGCGCCGCGCTCGCGTGCTCGCAGGTGAGCAACAGGGCCCACCCCCGGGCTGCGCTCACGATGTGAAGCCGCCCGCGGGGCTCTCGGGGTCGAAGGGGTGGGGCATGTCGGGGTCGTTCTAACCGCTCGCGCCCCGGGTGTCACTCCCCGGGCACGGCCAGGGTGCTTGGCCCGGGGGCCGAGGTAGGGCAGGATGCGAGGCAGCATGAGTCGCCGACGCGGTTCCGATTGCGAGCGGCGTGGCGACGCCCGATGATACCCCCACATGGCTCTTGCCCTGGTTCTGGTCGTTTTTACCACTTTGGTCGTTTCAGGCCTATGTTCGCTTTTCGAGGCCACGCTGTTCTCGACGCGCATCGCCGCCCTCGAGGCGTCCCGGGCTGACGGGAGGCACGTCACGGGGGCCCGCGCTTTCCTCAAGATGAAGCTGAACATCGCTGGACCCACCTCGGCGATCTTGATCCTGAACACCGTGGCCAACACCGCGGGGGCCACCTTGGCCGGCATGCTCGCCGCAGAGGTCTTCGGCAGCGGGTTCGTGCCCGTGTTTTCCGGTGTGCTGACCGCAGCCATTCTGTTTTTCTCGGAAATCTTTCCCAAGACCTACGGAGCGGTTCAATGGCGACGCCTGTGGCCCGCCGTGGTGTGGCCCTTGGCTGCCCTCGAGCGGTCCTTGCGCCCGATCGTTTGGCTCACGCAGCGCGTGGCGGCCCTGGCGATTCCGAAGGGCCAACGCGTCTCGATGGCCACGGAGGAGGAGATCGTGGCCATGATTCGACTGGGGGCGAAGGCCGGCGAGCTCACCCGCACGGAGATGGAGTTGCTGACTGCGGTTTTCCACTTCGATCAGGTGTTGTGCCGTCAGGTCATGGTCCCCTGGGAGCAGGTCATCTGGTTCGACGAGGATTGGTCCGTGGAGCAGTGCCTGGGAACGGTGAGGCGGCACCGGCACACCCGCTATCCCCTGAGAGCCGGGCCACGCAACGACGTGATCGGCACGATTCACATCACGGATCTTGTGGGCAAGTCGCCGGAGGATCAGGTGGATCTCAAGGCGTTGGCGCGGCCGATCCGCAGCGTTCCCGAATCGATGCCGGTGGCCCGCTTGCTGCGTGAGATGCAGACCCTGCGGCGCCAGATGGCGGTGGTGGTCGACGAGTACGGCAACACCGTGGGCATCGTCACGATGGAGAACGTCGTGGAGCAGATCGTGGGTCCCGTGCAGGACGAGTTCGACGACGAGTCGCCGGATGTCGTCAAGGAAGAGGAGGGCTGCTTCCTCGTGGCGGGGCTCCTGCCGCTGCGCAGGCTCAACCAGCGTCTCGAGCTCAGGTTGCCCGGGCGAGGCGACGTGGACACGCTGTCGGGCTGGCTGGTGGCCGAGCTCGGCCGGCTGCCGCGCGTGGGTGACGAAGTGGCGTTCGGTCACGCCCATTTCGAGGTCACGGAGGTCTTGAACAACCGCGCGGAGAAGGTGCGGGTCACGATCGAAGAGCGTCCCTCGGACGAGACCCCCAGCCCCGAAGCTTCGTCGCCGCCCAACTGACCGGATTCCGGGCACCGAGACACGTAGCTCACGAGAGAGCGCTCACAGGGGTGGGGGGCGTTGCGCGGGTGGTTCTTGCTTCGCGGACGTGAAACGAACCTGTTTCATCGCGTTGCAAGTCCCGTCTTCGAGGCAATGAATTCAGTCACTTGAGACTTGGCACGGGCGTCGCATTCCTTCGGTTCCGAAAGGATGCCCGTCATGATCTTCCGCCAACTCTTCGACCCTGAGAGCTCCACCTACACCTACCTCGTCGCGGACCCCGGCACAGGTGACGCGGCCCTCGTGGACCCGGTGCGAGAGCAGGTCGAGCGGGACCTGAAGTTGCTCGCCGACCTGGGGTTGAGGCTGTCGCTGGTGCTGGAAACCCACGTACACGCCGACCACGTCACGGCGGCGGGGCTTCTGCGGGAACGTACCGGCGCACGCACCGTCGCGAGCGAGCGCGGGGCCCCGTGCGCCGACCTCCGCGTCAACCACGGCGAGACCCTCAAGCTCGGGCAGCTCGACGTCAAAGTCCTGGCCACACCGGGCCACACGGACGATAGCCTCAGCTTCCTCATCGGAGACCGCGTGTTCACGGGCGATGCCTTGTTGATTCGCGGAAGCGGCCGCACCGACTTTCAAAACGGAAGCCCCGAGCATCTGTGGCACTCACTCACGCAGGTCTTGTTCGCGCTGCCGGACGAGACGCTCGTGTTCCCGGGCCACGATTACAAGGGCCAAACCGTCTCCACCATCGGTGAAGAGAAACGCCACAACCCCCGCCTGGCCGGCAAGACGCGCGAGGAGTTCATCGAGCTCATGAACAACCTGAATCTGCCGCCGCCGAAGAAGCTTGCTGAGTCCGTGCCGGCAAACCGCGGGTGCGGCTTGCCCCAGAACTGACCCAAGCGGTGCCATACCCCCAAGGAGACAGTGTCATGTTTTCCGAAGCCACATCGTTCGAGGCCTTCGTCAACGTCGATCCCCAAACGCTTTACGAACTGGGCAACACCGTCCGCATCGTGGACGTGCGGGAGCCCGACGAATTCGTGGGCGAGCTCGGGCATGTCCGGGGCGCCATCCTGGCGCCGCTTGCGTCCGTGGGCGCGGCGGCACGGGCCTTTGACCCGGACGAACCCGTGGTGGTGGTGTGCCGCTCCGGCGGCCGCTCGGCCCGCGCGGCGGAAGCCCTTTGCCGCCTGGGATTCACGAAGGTCATGAACCTGCAAGGCGGCATGCTGGCGTGGAACGCGCTGCGCTTGCCCGTGGAGACAGCCCGATGATCCTCGCTGCGGCGCTGGCCATCATGGTGGGGCTCACACTGGGGCTCCTGGGAGGCGGAGGCTCCATCTTGATGGTGCCCGTGCTCGTGTACGGATTGGGCCTGCCGGCAAAAACTGCCATCGCCGCTTCCCTGCTGGTGGTGGCGGCCACGAGCCTGGTGGCGCTGATTCCTCATGCCCGTTCCGGAAACGTCCATGGGAGGACCGGATTCCTCTTCGGCGCCGCCGGTATGGCAGGGGCTTTCGGGGGTGGTCGCATCGGGGTACACCTGCCGCCCACGCTCTTGCTTCTGGCGTTCGCCCTGGTCATGCTGGGTACCGCTTTTGCTCTGCTCCGCCCCCGGAGCGAGAACGCGCCGACGACGTCGGTCAACGGCCCCCACGCGGGCGTGGGTCTCATCCTGGTGGAGGGCACGGTGGTGGGCCTCGTGGCGGGCATGGTCGGTGCGGGCGGAGGCTTCCTGGTGGTGCCCGCCTTGGCGCTCCTGGGAGGTCTGCCCATGTCCCGCGCGGTGGGCACCTCGTTGTTGGTGATCAGCTTGCAATCTCTCGCGGGATTCGCAGGCTACGCAGGTCACGTGGAGCTGCCCTGGGCGGTGTTGGGCGTGGTCATCCTGTTCTCAAGCGTCGGCGCGCTCCTGGGGCACCGGCTTCATGGCCGCGTGCCTGAACGGGCCTTGCGGAGGTTGTTCGGCTACTTCGTCGTGGGGATGGGGCTCTTCGTTCTGTCTCGCCAAGTGCCGGCTGAGGTTCAGGCCTCCCCGATGTACCAGGCCGTCTTCGTGGCGCGTTGGCCGTTCTGGGCGGCAGGGGCGGCACTTTCTGCCGTGGTGCTCGTGATGCTTTGGCGAGACAACCGCTTGGTGGGTGTCTCGACGGGCTGTGCCGAGCTCTGCCGCCTTCCCTCGGATCCCACCGTACGCACGTCGTGGCGACCGCGCTTCCTGCTGGGCATCGTCCTTGGGGGGGCAGCTTCGGGGCTCTTCGCGGGGCGTGGACCCACCTGGGCCCTCGGCAGCTTCGACGCTCTCGTGGGAGGAAGCTCACTTCTCAAGGTCAGCGTGCTCGTGCTGGCCGGGGTGCTGATCGGTTTTGGGGCCAGAGCGGCAGGCGGCTGCACCTCGGGGCACGGCATCGTGGGCATGGCCCAGGGCGCCCGCTCGTCCCTCATGGCCACCTTGGCGTTCATGATCGGCGGCTTCGCCACCACGTGGCTGGTGCTGCCGCACTGACCTCGTCTTCACACTCGGGAGAACACAACCATGGACCGTACACTCGTTGCAGGCGCCGCCTTCGGCTTCGTTCTTTCACGGGCGGGCGCCACGGAATACGACGCCATCGCAGGCATGTTCCGGCTGACCGACCTGCATCTCTTCGGCGTGATCGGCGTGGCGGTGGCCGTCACCGCGCTAGGCTTCACGCTCTTTCGCAAGGGGCTTCTGCGCACCTTCGATCATCAACCGGCGGCCCTCGTGGCCAAGCCCTGGAAGACCAGCGTCGTTTGGGGCGGCCTGCTCTTCGGGGCGGGGTGGGCCGTGGCGGGAACGTGTCCGGGCACCGCACTCGCGCAGATCGGCGAAGGACGCCTGGCAGGCCTGTTCACGTTGGCAGGCATCCTCTTGGGCGCGTACCTCGACGGCCGCCGCGAGGCGTTTCTCGCGCAGCGCGGTCCCGCGGCGCGCTTGCGCCCCGCTCAGGCGCACACCTAGAAGCAGCGAGCCGTCTTCGCCGTGGCGTGGGCCTGCTCCCGAGCGCTCAGGTCTCTGCGGCGAGCTTTTTCACTGAGGCCAACGCTTCGGCCACGTGTTTGCGTGCGAAGAGCTGGGAGCGGAACCTGTGGCGAAGCACGCCCTCGGCGTCGAACACGAAGGTCTCCCGGCCGGGCAAGATGCCCAAGGTGTCACTCACGCCGAAGAGCCTGAAGAGCGCGCGCTCCGGGTCGGACAGCAAGCGAAAGGGCAGGCCATGATGGTCGGCAAAGCGGCGGTGGCTCTCGGGGCTGTCCGGGCTCACGCCTACCACCGTGGCGCCCGCGGCGGCGAAGGCTTCGTGACCGTCACGAAAGGCACAGGCCTCGGCCGTGCAACCAGGGGTCTCGTCTCGGGGGTAGAAATAAACGACGAGTGGACCCGCGGCCGAGAGCGAGGCGGACGTGACGGACTCACCCGTCATGTCGATGGCCGAGAATGAGGGAAGGGCGTCGCCAGGTTTGGGGCCGTTCATCTGAAAGGAACAGCCTACCCGAAACCTCGGCTCTGCGCTGGGGAGGAGACAGGAACGTGGGCGATGCAAGGTTCGAACTTGCGACTTCCACCGTGTGAAGGTGGCACTCTTCCGCTGAGTTAATCGCCCGAGACTGCCTGCGAGAGGCAGAAGGAGGAATTAATCCGAAACCTTGGGTCTGTCAATCTCGCAAACGACGCCCAAGGTGAGTTTATCGCAGCACAGCCGGCGCGCGAAGCCCCGCGTCCTTGGCCCGGGCAGAGGTGCTAGTCGAGAAGCTGCTGGATCTTGGCTTCCAGGCTGTTGACGTCGACCTCCAGCTGCTGCTCGGCCTCCAAGTCTTTGAGCGCCAACTTGCCCGTGGCCAGCTCGTTGTCGCCCACGATGAGGGCAAGCCGCGCCCTCATTTTCGCGGCGCGCTTGAGCTGGTTTTTGAGCCCCGTGGGGCGGTGTTCCACCTCGACACGAATGCCCTTGAGACGCAAGTCCTGGGCTTTGCGCACGGCCCAGGCGTAGGCCGCGTCTCCCAGGGGAGCGATGAACACGTTCACGGGGGACTCGAAGCTCTCGGGTGGCTCCGCAATGGCCAGGAGCACCCGCTCTACGCCCATGCCGAACCCCAGCGCGGGGGTTTTGGGCCCGCCCAGCGATTCGATGAGATAGTCGTAGCGGCCGCCGCCGCAGAGCGTGTTCTGCGCACCCAAGTCGCCAGAGGTCGCCTTGATCTCGAAGATGACCCCCGTGTAGTAGTCGAGCCCGCGCACGAGCCGTGGGTCGACCCGGGCGTTCACGCCCAGATTTTTCAGCAAGTCCTGGAACCGGGCAAACGAAGCCTTCGACGCCTCGCCCAGGTGGTCGATGAGGTAGGGAGCCCCGGCGCAGAGCTCCTGGGTGCCCTCATCCTTCGAGTCCAAAATGCGCAAGGGGTTGGTCTCGAGGCGCCGGCGGCTGTCTTCGTCGAGCCGGCTCGCATGCTGGCGGAAGTAGGCCTGGAGCGCGTCCCGGTAGGCGGCGCGTTCGTCAGGCTCTCCCAGCGTGTTCACCACGACGTCCAGGCTGGCCTCGGGCAGGCCGACCTCGCTCAGCAGCTTCACCAGCATGCCCACCATCTCGGCGTCGATCCCGGGGGAGGGAAGACCGATGACCTCGGCACCAATTTGGTGGAACTGACGCAAACGTCCCCGTTGGGCGCGCTCGTGGCGAAACATGGGGCCCATGTAGAACCACCGTGTCACGGGTTCCTTGTGCCATTGGGCCTGGGCGATGTACGCCCGCACCGCGCTGGCCGTGCCCTCAGGCCGTAGGCTGACCGAGCGGCCGTCGCGATCCTCGAAGGTGTACATCTGTTTCTCCACCACGTCGGTGGTCTCGCCCACACCCCGCTGGAAGAGGTTCGTGTACTCGAGAAGGGGCGTTCGCAGCTCGCGGTACGCATAGGCATCGAGCAGCATGCGGGCCCGCTCCTCCACGAACTGCCACTTGGCAACCTCAGGGGCCAGGATGTCGTTCATTCCTTTGACGGTCGCGGGCGTGTCTGCCATGGCGCCGCCGGTTCTAGCAGGTAACCCGGCCGTGGGGCAGAGCCCGGGGCGAGGTTCCGGGGGCCCGGGACCGCTTCGCTACTCGCTACGCACGACCAGGGTGCCGAGGCGGCCCATGAGCTCAGCCACCGCCGCCTCGAGCCGATCGGGGCTTCGGCTGTCGAGCGTCACCTTCACCATGTAGTCAGTGGCGTGAATGTGAGGGTAGGAGCCGACAGAGACCTCGGCGTAGGCCGCTACCACGGCATCCAGGTGGTGGGCGATCCGACCCTCGGTGTCGTTCACGTACAGGGCCCGGCCGTGGATGGGATCTGTGGCCAATCGGTCCGCGATGAGGTCGAATTTGCGCTGCAGAATGGCGGGCACCCCCGGCAACACGAAGACGTTCTTCACGGCTACCACGGGCCATACGCTCACCGCCTCCACGGGCCCGTAGTGCAGCTCGGCCCCTTCGGGAAGATCCGCCATGCGAAGGTCTCGCTCACTGAACCGCTCGCCGAGGCTGTGGCGGATGAGGGAAGACAGATCGGGGTGTCTCGCCAGCTTCATGCCGAACGCTTCGGCGACGGCAGGCATCGTCACGTCGTCGTGTGTTGCGCCCACACCGCCCGATGTGAATACGTGTGTAAAGCGCGCGGACAATGCGCGTACGGCCGCGACGATCTCTTCGGGCTCGTCGGGCACCACCTCGATTCGTCGCGTCACGACCCCGAGCGCCCGCAGCGCCTTGACCAAAAAACGGGCGTTCTCGTCCTCCACTTTTCCCGAGAGCAGCTCTTCCCCGATGAGCAAGATCGCGGCAGTGGGCCCGCGGAGGACGGACGTGGCGGGCCCCTCGGACGAACGTGCCGAAGCGGAAGGCGGGAGCGACGATTCTTGGGTCACGACCCGCCAGAATACTGCACGGCTTCACCCTGCGCCCGACCGGGCAGCGCTGGCTCTCTCGCGCGGCCCCGTCGTCGGTTTCGAGACGCTGACTTGACACGGGGGGCCCAGGTGGGGCCAGATTCGCGCACTCACCAACCCTTGTTCTTCGTTTCCTCCCAAGAGGTGTTCATGCATCGGCAGCAACCCGTCTCGCTTCTCGTCGTCGGCTCGGCGCTCTTCGTGGCCTCCTGTGTGACCGTTCATGCTCAGCCTTTACGGGCGGCTGGCCCGGGTCCCTTGCCGCCCGCCGCGCAGACCTTCGGGGCGCCCGACGCGCAGGTCGGAGCCGGAGGCGCGGCGCCCGCAGAGGGGGAACCGCGTGCGGAGGGGCCCGCCCTGCCCGAGACCGAAGGCGTAGCACCGGTCGCTCCGGACGTGTCGCCCGCCATGCCCCCTCACCACATGGCAGCGAGGCCGGGCTGTGGCCACGGGGCCCCATGCCCCCGCTGCGCGGGCCGGGGTGGCCCCCCCATGGAGGGCGAGGGGCACGGGCCCACGGACCACCAGAAAGTCGTGGGCCGCTGGGGCATCGAGGCGCGCAGCCTCGAAACTGTCGAAACGTCTCCCAAGAACCCCGAAACGTCGGACTGCACCGGGGAGGCCTGCCGCCAGCTGCGGCTCACCTCGATCGGAATTCGCCGCTGGCATACGGAGTCTTACGCCTACAGCGCCGGACTGGCGCTCGCGATGGGAGGCGGAAGCAATGCGGATGGCGCGAGCTGGGACGTTCATTTCGGTGTGGGACCCACCGTAGGGGCCTACTTCCTTCTGTCCCAGTGGAAGCACCTGGCGATCAGCGCCACGCCCCAGCTCGGCATGCTGTACTTCGCCCCTTCCGGTAGCGGCAACAAGACCTTCACCGTGGACGTCCAGGGCAAGGTAGAGGCCGAGCTTCAGCTCGGATTCATGGGCCTGCCCGGCCTGGCGGTGGGCACCGACGCGGGCATCGGCTTCAAGTACAAGCGTGTCTCGGATGAATTTTCCCGCTGGACGGTCGGCACCGTGGGGCCGGGCAGCCTGTGGGGTATCGTGACGAACGCATTCGTGCGCTACTACCTGTAGTCAGACCCTCGTCACGAGCATAAGGTTAGGTCGTGCCCTGGAAGCCTCCTCCCGATGCCGTGTTCACCGTTCGCTCGGTGGTGCTCGACGAAGTGGCCGTGAGCCGCGTTTTGCGGCGCATGGCCTACGAGATCGCCGAGCGGGCGGGGCCCAACGTCTACCTGGTCGGCATCCAGACGGGGGGCGCCCATCTGGCGGCCCGGATGGCGAAGATCCTGGCTCACGACGCCGACCCCCACGGCAAGCCGCGGCTGGGCGCGGTCGACATCACGCTCTACCGCGACGACTTGTACCTCGGACAGCCAAAACAGGAGCTGGGCCGCACGGATCTGCCGGAGTCGGTCGACGGCCAAACGGTGGTGCTGGTCGACGACGTCTTGTACACGGGGCGCACCGTGCGCGCGGCCATGGACGTGCTCCTCGACTACGGGAGAGCCCGGGCCATTCACCTGGCCGTGATGGTCGACCGCGGCAACCGTGAGCTGCCCATCCAACCGGATTTTGTCGGGGTGCGGGTACCCACCGGACCGAATGAATCCGTTCGCGTGATGTTGCAGGAACGTGGCGAGACGGACCAGGTGGTGTTGCGCGAGAAAGTAGGGTAAACGAGGCGCCGTGATCGCCCCGGCTTTCTCGCATCGCCACCTGCTGGGCCTCGAAGGCCTGTCCGCCGACGACCTCACCACGGTCCTCGATCTATCGGATCGCTTCCTCGAGGTCGCCGAGCGGCCCATCAAGAAGGTGCCCACGCTGCGGGGCAAAACGGTGATCAACCTTTTCCTCGAGGCCAGCACCCGCACCCGCACGAGTTTCGAACTGGCGGCCAAGCGGCTCTCGGCCGACGCCGTGAACATCTCGGGGGCGGCGTCATCGACCGTCAAGGGTGAAACCCTCATCGACACGGCCAAGAACCTCGACGCGATGGCGCCCGATGTCATCGTCATTCGGCATGCCCAGGCGGGGTCGGCGGCGATGTTGGCTCCCCACACCCGGGCCGCCATCGTGAACGCCGGGGACGGGGCTCATGAACACCCCACGCAGGGGCTGCTCGACGCTAGCACCATTCGGGCGCACAAAAGGCGGATCGAGGGGCTCTCGGTCTGCATTTGCGGCGACATCGCCAACAGCCGCGTGGCGCGCTCGAACATCTTCGCGCTGCGCACCCTCGGCGCCCACGTCCGGGTGGCGGGCCCGCGCACCTTGCTGCCGCTCGGCATCGAGAAGATGGGCGTGGACGTGTTCGATTCCCTCGACCAGGGCATCGAGGGCGCCGACGTGGTGATGATGTTGCGCATTCAGATGGAGCGGCAGGCTGGTGGCCGCTTCCCCAACGCGCGCGAGTATTCCCGCTATTTCGGGCTCAATGCCCGCCGCCTGAGCCGAGCGAAGCCTGACGCCATCGTGATGCACCCGGGCCCCATGAACCGCGGGGTCGAGATCGATCCCACCGTGGCCGACAGTGGCCGTGCGGTGATTCTGGAACAAGTGGCGCGCGGGGTGGCCGTGCGGATGGCGGTCTTGTATCTGTTGGCAGGCGGCAAGGATGCCGACGGCCACGGGCAATGATCTCCCTCCAGAATCTGAGCAAGGAATTTTCCTCCCGCGTGCTGTTCGAGGGCGTGTCCCTCCAGCTCAACGCAGGATCCCGCTACGGCGTGGTAGGGGCCAACGGCTCGGGAAAGAGCACGTTCATGCGCGTGCTGGCCGGTGATGAGCCTGCTTCCGGGGGCAGCTTCACGATCCCGAAGCGGGCCCGCATGGGTGTCCTACGCCAGGATCGCTTCCTCGCTGACGAGGAAATCATCTTGGACCTCGCCATGCGCGGTGATCTCGCGGTGTTCGAGGCCTTGGCGCGGCAAAAGGCGCTCGCCGAAGGGCGGCTGGAGCTCGATCCAACGCAGCTCACCGCCATCGAAGACGTCCTGGCGGCCCACGATGGCTACACCCTCGAGGCCCGCTCGAGCCGCGTGCTCGAGGGTCTTGGCATTCCCGTTCCGTCGCATCGCCTGCCGCTCGGCACCCTGTCCGGCGGATTCAAGCTGCGCGTGCTTTTGGCCCAGGTGCTCGTGGGGGGAGCCGATCTGCTCCTGCTCGACGAGCCCACGAACCACCTCGACATCTTGACGATTCGCTGGCTCGAGCGCTTCTTGGCGAGCTACGAGGGCTGCGCGCTCATCATTTCTCACGACCAGCGTTTCCTCAACAACGTCACGACCCACACGCTGGACGTCGACTACCAAACCATCTCGCTTTACACGGGTAACTTCAGCAGCTTCGAGCTTCAGAAAAAGGCGATTCGCGAGCAGAAAGAGACCGCGATCGAACGCGCACAGGAGGAAATTGCTCGCAAAAAAGCCTTCGTCGAGCGCTTCGGGGCCAAGGCGACCAAGGCCTCGCAGGCGCAAAGCCGCTTGCGCCAGATCGAGAAGATCGAAGTGGAGGAGTTGGTCTCGTCCTCGCGTCGCGCCCCGCATCTGAGATTCGAGCAAAACCGGCCGAGCGGCCGTGAGGTGTTGGCGCTCGAGGGCATCAGCAAGGCCTACGGAGACAAACAAGTTTTGAAGAACGTCTCGGTGACGGTGCGACGGGGTGAACGCGTCGGCATCATCGGGGCCAACGGGCTCGGGAAATCCACGCTGCTCCGCGTGGCCGTGGGTCGTCTGCCGCCGAACGTGGGCGACGTGAGGTGGGGGCACGAGACACACGTGGGCTACTTCCCGCAGGATCATCACGAGCTGCTCGAGGATCCCCAGGCCACGCCCTTCGAGATCCTCTACGGCCTGTGTCCGGCCGAAACGGTGAGCTACGTTCGGGGCCAGTTGGGGCGTGTGCTCTTCTCTGGCGACGACGTGGGCAAGCGGGTGGGGCTACTCTCGGGCGGTGAGGCGGCGCGGCTCATCTTCGCCTGTTTGTCGGTCAAAAAGCCGAACGTGCTCGTGCTGGACGAGCCCACCAATCACCTCGACATGGAGACGATCGAGGCGCTCATCGAGGCGCTCAAGGCGTACCCGGGCACGGTCGTGTTCGTCTCCCACGATCGCTGGTTCGTTTCGGAGCTTGCGACGCGCATCATCGAGTTGACGCCCGAGGGACTGAAAGACTTCCCCGGCGGCTACGAGGCGTACCTCGAACGCTGCGGCGACGACCACCTCGATGCCGACGCCGTGGCAGAAAAGGCCCGCAGGGCGAAATTGGCCGAACAAGCGCAGAAGGGCGAGGGCGCAACGCTGTCTTGGGAGGAGCAGAAGCGCCGCCGCAACCGCCAAGCGCAGCTACCCAAGCTGCGCGACAAAGCGCTGGCC is a genomic window of Myxococcales bacterium containing:
- a CDS encoding N-formylglutamate amidohydrolase, producing MSAARGWALLLTCEHASAALPARLRHALPGHEAESRTHRAYDIGALPVARALAGELRAPLIVGTVSRLVVDLNRSPTHPKVVGASFRQLPRREREALLAAYHKPHWEAVRAALDDLRGRRVLHLGVHSFTPVLVDEAGRRHVRTADLALLYDSARPEERAVAQRWLKALRQEAPGLRLRRNYPYRGRDDGLTTATRRRLPASRYLGFELEINQSLLGNKAPRALVEALVNGLRALGVARG
- a CDS encoding hemolysin family protein, with the protein product MALALVLVVFTTLVVSGLCSLFEATLFSTRIAALEASRADGRHVTGARAFLKMKLNIAGPTSAILILNTVANTAGATLAGMLAAEVFGSGFVPVFSGVLTAAILFFSEIFPKTYGAVQWRRLWPAVVWPLAALERSLRPIVWLTQRVAALAIPKGQRVSMATEEEIVAMIRLGAKAGELTRTEMELLTAVFHFDQVLCRQVMVPWEQVIWFDEDWSVEQCLGTVRRHRHTRYPLRAGPRNDVIGTIHITDLVGKSPEDQVDLKALARPIRSVPESMPVARLLREMQTLRRQMAVVVDEYGNTVGIVTMENVVEQIVGPVQDEFDDESPDVVKEEEGCFLVAGLLPLRRLNQRLELRLPGRGDVDTLSGWLVAELGRLPRVGDEVAFGHAHFEVTEVLNNRAEKVRVTIEERPSDETPSPEASSPPN
- a CDS encoding MBL fold metallo-hydrolase, which translates into the protein MIFRQLFDPESSTYTYLVADPGTGDAALVDPVREQVERDLKLLADLGLRLSLVLETHVHADHVTAAGLLRERTGARTVASERGAPCADLRVNHGETLKLGQLDVKVLATPGHTDDSLSFLIGDRVFTGDALLIRGSGRTDFQNGSPEHLWHSLTQVLFALPDETLVFPGHDYKGQTVSTIGEEKRHNPRLAGKTREEFIELMNNLNLPPPKKLAESVPANRGCGLPQN
- a CDS encoding rhodanese-like domain-containing protein encodes the protein MFSEATSFEAFVNVDPQTLYELGNTVRIVDVREPDEFVGELGHVRGAILAPLASVGAAARAFDPDEPVVVVCRSGGRSARAAEALCRLGFTKVMNLQGGMLAWNALRLPVETAR
- a CDS encoding TSUP family transporter; amino-acid sequence: MILAAALAIMVGLTLGLLGGGGSILMVPVLVYGLGLPAKTAIAASLLVVAATSLVALIPHARSGNVHGRTGFLFGAAGMAGAFGGGRIGVHLPPTLLLLAFALVMLGTAFALLRPRSENAPTTSVNGPHAGVGLILVEGTVVGLVAGMVGAGGGFLVVPALALLGGLPMSRAVGTSLLVISLQSLAGFAGYAGHVELPWAVLGVVILFSSVGALLGHRLHGRVPERALRRLFGYFVVGMGLFVLSRQVPAEVQASPMYQAVFVARWPFWAAGAALSAVVLVMLWRDNRLVGVSTGCAELCRLPSDPTVRTSWRPRFLLGIVLGGAASGLFAGRGPTWALGSFDALVGGSSLLKVSVLVLAGVLIGFGARAAGGCTSGHGIVGMAQGARSSLMATLAFMIGGFATTWLVLPH
- a CDS encoding YeeE/YedE family protein, whose product is MDRTLVAGAAFGFVLSRAGATEYDAIAGMFRLTDLHLFGVIGVAVAVTALGFTLFRKGLLRTFDHQPAALVAKPWKTSVVWGGLLFGAGWAVAGTCPGTALAQIGEGRLAGLFTLAGILLGAYLDGRREAFLAQRGPAARLRPAQAHT
- a CDS encoding peroxiredoxin; protein product: MNGPKPGDALPSFSAIDMTGESVTSASLSAAGPLVVYFYPRDETPGCTAEACAFRDGHEAFAAAGATVVGVSPDSPESHRRFADHHGLPFRLLSDPERALFRLFGVSDTLGILPGRETFVFDAEGVLRHRFRSQLFARKHVAEALASVKKLAAET
- the hisS gene encoding histidine--tRNA ligase; the protein is MADTPATVKGMNDILAPEVAKWQFVEERARMLLDAYAYRELRTPLLEYTNLFQRGVGETTDVVEKQMYTFEDRDGRSVSLRPEGTASAVRAYIAQAQWHKEPVTRWFYMGPMFRHERAQRGRLRQFHQIGAEVIGLPSPGIDAEMVGMLVKLLSEVGLPEASLDVVVNTLGEPDERAAYRDALQAYFRQHASRLDEDSRRRLETNPLRILDSKDEGTQELCAGAPYLIDHLGEASKASFARFQDLLKNLGVNARVDPRLVRGLDYYTGVIFEIKATSGDLGAQNTLCGGGRYDYLIESLGGPKTPALGFGMGVERVLLAIAEPPESFESPVNVFIAPLGDAAYAWAVRKAQDLRLKGIRVEVEHRPTGLKNQLKRAAKMRARLALIVGDNELATGKLALKDLEAEQQLEVDVNSLEAKIQQLLD